agaaaaatttgtaaaaatatgtaaaataatgccAATCTTCtcactaaatttattttgtttggaaaACATAggtttttcaaaataatgttattgactttaatttataataggtgtattattattattattattttaaatgaataaatgattgttttaaaTACTTAGTTTTGATTTCTAATATGGTTTCAGTAGATACAACTTGCAAGAATAAAATTTCTTTAGGGTCCTGaaaaatttttaagagtgtaaaatGGTCTTGAgacaaaaaagtttgagaaccattcATCTGAtctcattccttcattttataaatgaggaaattgagactcagaacaAATTGCTTTGCTTTCCCAATGTCacccaagtgaaaaaaaaaaataggagggagGAGAGCCAAAAAATTATACCTAGGTCTTTTTACAGTAAATTCAGtgctgcatatatatatatatatatatatatatatatatatatatatatatatatatatatatatatatatgttaattacATGATTGTCAATGACAGAATAAAAATCTACTGATTCTTCTGTTTTCTGAGATGTTTTTAAGTAGATGTTCCTAACGAAATCTCTGTGGTTGACTGTGAATATAGAGTGACTTACCAGATGGTTTATCGGTTGATGTTGGGATGCCAGTGACTGTGGGCATTGTGGGAAGAGTTGGGGGGAGCACCTTCAAGTTCTGATCACTTTGAATCTCATTGGTGGAAATCTGGTTGATGATCCGATTGTAAGTGGGAGGCTGATAGACCCGGTTTGGTGGTGGTGGAGGTGGCGGCTGTGGGATGGGTCTGGCAGCTGGCATCCTCTGGCAGTGTTCTTCCAGCTGAGCGATGATGGTGGACTGATTATTGGCCAGAGTGGCCAGATGCTGATACTTGTGCTCCAAGTCCTTATATTTGTTGGCTAGCTGGAGCATGTCAGCTGTCTGGTTGAGAATCTTATTCTCAAGCTGGGAGAGCTCTAATGCATTATCCCGTTTGCGAATGATTTCATGTAAGAGCTGCATGTAGAGCTGCGTGACCCGAGAGTTCATGTTGCGGCTCTCCTTCCGTAAGAGCTTGACTTCATTTACTATCCCGCCATCCACTTCCACCAGTTGCTGCAAACTCTCGATCTGTCTCTTCTGCTTTAGAAGCTCATTGTTCAGTAGCTCTAGTTCTTGCTTGTGTACACGGTTTTCAAGCTGAATCTCAGGTTCCTTGGAATTGACACAGATGGCCCCAGTGACTCTCTGCTGTGGCACAATAAATGTATAGGTGCACTTGTCCTGAGAGTCACTGGCTCTCTTATACCTGTTCAGATAAACGAATTcttgttcctttccctcctcactgCTTCCTAAGTCATCTGTTTTGCCAGCAGCAACTCCTACTAAAGCAGCCAGGACCAGGCAGGATAGTCTCATTGTGTTCATGGTCTTTTAGAAGTGTTTATCTACTGTCAGTGAAATCTGAGAAAACCTGGAAATGAGCAGAGATGAAAGATTACACACAGATTGTCTTCTTCTGTAGAGTTAAAGCACTCTTTAATGGTGATAGCAGAAAGCATGTTGTACCTAAAACTAGAAAATCTGGATCCAACTCCActcacctttaaaaataaatcttaaatttatagtttatattatcactttatcATACAACCAcaaaacagctctttttgtaaacttcaggttcctcatctataaagtgggacaATAATAGTTGCATTACCTACCACATAAAGAGAAGGTTTCATAAAAGTCATAAATCTTAAAGAATACCAAGGTGAAGGGAGTTTTAGTAATAATGACtaaatttaaaacataaacattt
The DNA window shown above is from Sminthopsis crassicaudata isolate SCR6 chromosome 2, ASM4859323v1, whole genome shotgun sequence and carries:
- the ANGPTL2 gene encoding angiopoietin-related protein 2; its protein translation is MNTMRLSCLVLAALVGVAAGKTDDLGSSEEGKEQEFVYLNRYKRASDSQDKCTYTFIVPQQRVTGAICVNSKEPEIQLENRVHKQELELLNNELLKQKRQIESLQQLVEVDGGIVNEVKLLRKESRNMNSRVTQLYMQLLHEIIRKRDNALELSQLENKILNQTADMLQLANKYKDLEHKYQHLATLANNQSTIIAQLEEHCQRMPAARPIPQPPPPPPPNRVYQPPTYNRIINQISTNEIQSDQNLKVLPPTLPTMPTVTGIPTSTDKPSGPWRDCLQALEDGHDTSSIYLVKPENTNRLMQVWCDQRHDPGGWTVIQRRLDGSVNFFRNWETYKQGFGNIDGEYWLGLENIYWLTNQANYKLLVTMEDWSGRKVFAEYASFRLEPESEYYKLRLGRYNGNAGDSFTWHNGKQFTTLDRDHDVYTGNCAHYQKGGWWYNACAHSNLNGVWYRGGHYRSRYQDGVYWAEFRGGSYSLKKVVMMIRPNPNTFH